One segment of Nostoc piscinale CENA21 DNA contains the following:
- the groL gene encoding chaperonin GroEL (60 kDa chaperone family; promotes refolding of misfolded polypeptides especially under stressful conditions; forms two stacked rings of heptamers to form a barrel-shaped 14mer; ends can be capped by GroES; misfolded proteins enter the barrel where they are refolded when GroES binds): MAKRIIYNENARRALERGMDILAEAVAVTLGPKGRNVVLEKKFGAPQIVNDGVTIAKEIELEDHVENTGVSLIRQAASKTNDAAGDGTTTATVLAHAIVKEGLRNVAAGANAILLKRGIDKATNFLVDKIAEHARPVEDSKAIAQVGSISAGNDDEVGQMIAQAMDKVGKEGVISLEEGKSMTTELEITEGMRFDKGYISPYFATDPERMEAVFDDPFILLTDKKIALVQDLVPVLEQVARQGKPLVIIAEDIEKEALATLVVNRLRGVLNVAAVKAPGFGDRRKAMLEDIAILTGGQVITEDAGLKLENTKLDGLGKARRITITKDNTTVVAEGNEAGVKARIEQIRRQMEETESSYDKEKLQERLAKLAGGVAVVKVGAATETEMKDKKLRLEDAINATKAAVEEGIVPGGGTTLAHLAPQLEEWANGKLTGEELTGALIVARALPAPLKRIAENAGQNGAVIAERVKEKEFNIGFNAASNEFVDMLAAGIVDPAKVTRSALQNAASIAGMVLTTECIVVDKPEPKDAAPAAGAGMGGGDFDY; the protein is encoded by the coding sequence ATGGCAAAGCGCATTATTTACAACGAAAACGCACGTCGCGCCCTAGAGCGAGGCATGGACATCTTAGCTGAGGCTGTAGCTGTAACCCTCGGCCCCAAAGGTCGTAACGTAGTTCTAGAGAAGAAATTTGGCGCACCGCAAATCGTGAATGACGGTGTGACTATCGCTAAAGAAATTGAATTAGAAGACCACGTTGAAAACACTGGCGTATCTTTGATTCGTCAAGCTGCTTCTAAAACCAACGACGCTGCGGGTGATGGTACCACAACCGCGACCGTATTGGCTCATGCGATCGTTAAAGAAGGCTTGCGGAACGTAGCAGCTGGCGCTAACGCCATCCTGCTGAAGCGCGGTATTGATAAAGCTACCAACTTCTTGGTAGATAAAATTGCTGAACACGCTCGTCCTGTAGAAGATTCCAAAGCTATTGCTCAAGTTGGTTCTATCTCTGCCGGTAACGACGATGAAGTCGGTCAGATGATTGCCCAAGCAATGGATAAGGTGGGTAAAGAAGGTGTAATTTCCTTGGAAGAAGGAAAATCCATGACCACCGAATTGGAAATCACCGAAGGGATGCGCTTTGACAAAGGCTACATCTCTCCTTACTTCGCAACCGATCCTGAGCGGATGGAAGCAGTATTCGATGATCCTTTCATCCTGCTAACCGATAAGAAAATTGCTTTGGTACAAGATTTAGTACCCGTGCTTGAGCAAGTTGCACGTCAAGGCAAACCCTTGGTAATTATTGCTGAAGATATTGAAAAAGAAGCTTTAGCAACCTTGGTTGTTAACCGCCTGCGTGGTGTATTAAACGTAGCTGCTGTGAAAGCTCCTGGATTTGGCGATCGCCGCAAAGCTATGCTAGAAGACATCGCTATCCTCACCGGTGGTCAAGTTATCACCGAAGATGCTGGTCTGAAGCTAGAAAACACCAAGCTAGATGGTTTAGGTAAAGCTCGCCGCATCACCATCACCAAAGACAACACCACAGTTGTTGCTGAAGGTAACGAAGCTGGCGTTAAAGCTCGCATCGAACAAATTCGCCGTCAAATGGAAGAAACCGAATCTTCCTACGACAAAGAAAAATTACAAGAGCGTCTGGCTAAATTGGCTGGCGGTGTAGCTGTAGTCAAAGTTGGTGCAGCCACCGAAACCGAAATGAAAGACAAGAAACTGCGCCTAGAAGACGCTATCAACGCTACCAAAGCTGCGGTAGAAGAAGGTATCGTTCCTGGTGGTGGTACAACCCTCGCTCACCTCGCTCCTCAATTGGAAGAGTGGGCAAACGGCAAGCTCACAGGTGAAGAGTTGACTGGTGCTTTAATTGTCGCTCGTGCATTACCCGCACCTCTGAAGAGAATTGCTGAAAACGCAGGTCAGAATGGTGCTGTAATTGCTGAACGCGTTAAAGAGAAAGAATTCAACATTGGTTTCAACGCTGCAAGCAACGAATTTGTAGATATGTTAGCTGCTGGTATCGTTGACCCCGCTAAAGTAACCCGTTCTGCACTGCAAAACGCTGCTTCCATCGCGGGTATGGTGTTAACAACCGAGTGCATCGTTGTTGACAAACCAGAACCCAAAGATGCTGCACCTGCTGCTGGTGCTGGTATGGGTGGCGGTGACTTCGATTACTAA
- a CDS encoding KGGVGR-motif variant AAA ATPase, translated as MQENWQISLKQELINQYVRNSQEWVDFNISTSGLLNITIVSDSFINLSIFQRKEQIYSLLKSQVPRLSPGFISLYTPQEADSLNLSAPQASNIASLQTWHDLAIQAANPHNQLQILQNEPQIPRTVTFYSFKGGVGRTTALTHVASILAMRGLKVVAVDLDLEAPGLSTAFNLKPQPEYGIVDYFYERSYLPQGVEPSISIAEIFGEVRLSNATGRLFVVPAGSLNLDYVSKVDDLHATTIIDGQHSLWSIFKNEIYEQLKPDILLIDSRTGINQWGALSLIQAADEAIIFLFPNEQNKQGIELLIQSLQGLKKLSINFVFSLVPDVTPIGLSKVKQIWKSLLNKINTATDENYETDEDEQDLDNVQPPIEKLLVIPYLLPIALADSYPVQGTQDYYTKIANLIDEKTDELKRSNVLNTIDQRWKIIESLHFPEVNAADQRQDLNLLFQRTTDFERFLDDTTCLIRGRKGTGKTALYWLFLQHKSVAQKLAHGRLDKTIFLSAHGRFQKKSPIS; from the coding sequence ATGCAGGAAAATTGGCAGATTTCGCTCAAGCAAGAACTTATCAACCAGTATGTGCGTAATTCACAAGAATGGGTTGATTTTAATATTTCTACATCAGGTTTATTAAATATAACTATTGTAAGTGATAGCTTTATTAATTTATCTATTTTTCAACGCAAAGAACAAATTTATAGCTTACTTAAATCACAAGTTCCTCGTTTATCTCCTGGATTTATTTCCTTATATACACCTCAAGAAGCAGATTCACTCAATCTTTCAGCACCACAGGCTTCTAATATAGCTTCACTACAAACTTGGCATGATTTAGCAATTCAAGCAGCAAATCCGCATAATCAACTTCAAATTCTCCAAAATGAACCTCAAATACCCAGAACAGTGACATTTTATTCTTTTAAAGGAGGAGTAGGTCGAACTACTGCATTAACTCATGTTGCGTCGATTTTGGCGATGCGTGGTCTTAAAGTAGTAGCAGTTGATTTAGATTTAGAAGCACCTGGTTTAAGTACAGCATTCAACCTTAAACCACAACCTGAATATGGAATTGTTGACTATTTTTATGAGCGTTCCTATTTACCACAAGGAGTAGAACCAAGTATTTCAATTGCTGAAATATTTGGTGAAGTGAGGCTCTCTAATGCTACCGGAAGATTATTTGTTGTTCCTGCTGGTTCTCTTAATCTTGATTATGTTTCTAAGGTTGATGATCTTCATGCTACTACTATTATTGATGGGCAACATAGTCTTTGGTCAATTTTCAAAAATGAAATTTACGAACAACTAAAACCAGATATTCTGTTAATTGATTCAAGAACGGGAATCAATCAATGGGGAGCTTTATCATTAATTCAAGCAGCTGATGAAGCAATTATATTTCTCTTTCCTAATGAGCAAAATAAACAAGGAATAGAACTGTTAATACAATCACTTCAAGGTTTGAAGAAACTATCAATTAACTTTGTTTTTTCTTTAGTTCCTGATGTTACCCCTATTGGTTTATCTAAAGTAAAACAAATTTGGAAATCACTGCTCAACAAAATAAATACAGCAACAGATGAAAATTATGAAACAGATGAAGATGAGCAAGATTTAGATAATGTTCAACCTCCAATAGAAAAACTTTTAGTAATACCTTATCTTTTGCCAATTGCTTTAGCTGATAGTTATCCTGTACAAGGTACACAAGATTACTATACAAAAATTGCTAATTTAATTGATGAAAAAACTGACGAACTTAAACGCAGTAATGTTTTAAATACAATAGATCAGCGATGGAAAATTATTGAAAGTCTGCATTTTCCTGAAGTCAATGCTGCTGATCAAAGACAAGATTTAAACCTACTATTTCAGCGTACTACTGATTTTGAAAGATTTTTAGATGATACAACCTGCCTAATTAGAGGGAGAAAAGGTACAGGTAAAACCGCCCTTTATTGGCTTTTTTTACAACACAAAAGTGTTGCTCAGAAACTAGCTCACGGGCGTTTGGACAAAACTATCTTTTTGTCAGCACATGGTAGATTCCAAAAAAAGTCGCCCATCTCGTGA
- a CDS encoding P-loop ATPase, Sll1717 family, giving the protein MVDSKKSRPSRDEFQIIHQNLQQNSGTWEAFWRAYLLLRCHQENLFTFPKGKKGTKFSDLKKIINNLPTERWQSESTQALVLLSINSELRLIVKDAIDIHLNEAAKSNSQKMWFLYDDLDEDFPEVGGVRQQALTGLFQLVQSCDANRLTEIRFKIFLREDIWNRLSFDNKSHFTGRDIILQWTMIDFLRLALRQAIQSEDFKNLVDRISPVAFESIDQATEEAIDKALEILWGSRRRGGNRAKNVSRWVYERLTDSSGTTFPRSLSILLKGAKEHELTYKGQSSSKFRTDRLLQGKSLEYGLKKASEKRCEEIKEEYPDLTKFFDSLKGKLAFLSKEQLQTVWKESAHDIADFEEFASFLSEIGIIEWREKEKRYKVADIYVYGFEMIRQGAV; this is encoded by the coding sequence ATGGTAGATTCCAAAAAAAGTCGCCCATCTCGTGATGAATTCCAGATTATCCATCAAAATTTGCAGCAAAATAGTGGCACATGGGAAGCTTTTTGGAGAGCCTATTTACTGCTTAGATGTCATCAGGAAAATTTATTTACTTTTCCTAAAGGTAAGAAAGGTACAAAGTTTAGTGACCTGAAAAAAATTATTAATAATTTACCTACAGAAAGATGGCAGTCTGAATCCACTCAAGCTCTGGTATTATTGTCTATTAACTCTGAACTCAGGCTTATAGTTAAAGATGCCATAGATATTCATCTGAATGAAGCAGCCAAAAGTAATTCTCAAAAAATGTGGTTTCTTTACGATGATTTAGATGAAGATTTTCCTGAAGTAGGCGGAGTAAGGCAACAAGCACTCACTGGCTTATTTCAATTAGTTCAATCTTGTGATGCTAATAGGTTAACAGAAATTAGATTTAAAATCTTCTTAAGAGAAGATATATGGAATCGTTTAAGTTTCGACAATAAAAGTCATTTTACTGGACGAGATATTATCTTACAGTGGACTATGATTGACTTTCTTCGATTAGCACTTCGTCAAGCAATACAATCTGAAGATTTCAAGAATTTGGTTGACAGAATATCGCCTGTTGCTTTTGAAAGTATTGATCAAGCTACTGAAGAGGCGATTGATAAAGCTTTAGAAATACTTTGGGGAAGTCGTCGCCGAGGTGGAAACAGAGCTAAAAATGTATCTCGATGGGTATATGAGCGATTAACAGACTCAAGTGGTACTACTTTTCCTCGAAGTTTAAGTATATTACTTAAAGGGGCAAAGGAACATGAACTAACCTATAAGGGACAATCATCAAGCAAATTTCGTACAGACCGCCTACTTCAAGGAAAATCCTTAGAATATGGTTTGAAAAAAGCATCTGAAAAGCGGTGTGAAGAAATTAAAGAGGAATATCCTGACTTGACTAAGTTTTTTGATTCCTTGAAGGGGAAATTAGCCTTCTTATCTAAAGAACAGTTACAAACAGTATGGAAAGAATCAGCTCATGATATAGCAGATTTTGAAGAATTTGCGTCTTTTCTAAGTGAAATTGGCATTATTGAATGGCGAGAAAAAGAGAAACGCTATAAAGTTGCTGATATCTATGTATATGGTTTTGAAATGATTCGCCAAGGTGCTGTATAA
- a CDS encoding DUF4351 domain-containing protein, whose product MAGLRFEKDLIRQLLREDIMKDSVIYQDIVQKEAFKLISRQLKRRFGDINTPLLERVRNLSAEQLEELGEALLDFSEVADLEVWLNQQN is encoded by the coding sequence TTGGCGGGTTTGCGGTTTGAAAAAGATTTGATTCGTCAATTATTACGGGAAGATATCATGAAAGATTCTGTAATTTATCAAGATATTGTTCAGAAGGAAGCATTTAAACTAATTAGCCGTCAGCTAAAACGCCGTTTTGGAGATATCAATACACCATTACTGGAGAGGGTTCGTAATTTATCGGCTGAACAATTAGAAGAATTAGGAGAGGCTTTATTAGATTTTTCGGAAGTTGCTGATTTGGAAGTTTGGTTAAATCAGCAAAATTAG
- a CDS encoding PIN/TRAM domain-containing protein, producing the protein MLDAIIILSFILAAAGIGFYSTDLLPDGTLDRVTNLEALRLTVAVFAAIIGGAVGLSFQTTYRRLESQVREMPLEVILTRAIGLVIGLLLANLMLAPLFLLPIPPDFSFIKPLVAVVGSIILAVTGMNLADTHGRGLLRLINPNTVETMVAEGTLKPANTKVLDTSCIIDGRIEALLETGFLEGPIIVPQFVLQELQQVADASKDQKRVRGRRGLEILNRIKEAYPERILINPIDYDDIATVDAKLVRFAQEINATLLTNDYNLSKVASVQKVPVLNVNDLVNAVRPTYLPGDNLDLKILKEGKEPSQGIGYLDDGTMVVVEEGSGYVGGELRVVVTSALQTSAGRMIFAKPQASALA; encoded by the coding sequence ATGCTTGATGCCATTATTATTCTCTCATTCATTTTGGCAGCAGCAGGCATAGGTTTCTACAGCACCGATCTGCTACCAGATGGCACGCTAGATCGAGTGACCAACCTAGAAGCTTTACGCCTCACAGTTGCCGTCTTTGCCGCTATTATTGGCGGTGCAGTTGGACTGAGTTTCCAGACGACTTATCGTCGCCTAGAGTCACAAGTCCGCGAAATGCCACTGGAAGTTATATTAACGCGTGCCATAGGATTAGTCATTGGCTTACTACTGGCAAACTTAATGCTGGCTCCGTTATTTTTGCTACCTATACCGCCAGATTTTAGTTTTATCAAACCCTTGGTGGCAGTTGTTGGTAGTATTATTTTAGCCGTTACTGGCATGAATTTGGCAGATACCCACGGGCGAGGATTACTGCGATTAATTAATCCGAATACTGTGGAAACAATGGTAGCAGAAGGTACATTAAAGCCTGCCAATACCAAAGTTTTAGATACTAGCTGTATAATTGATGGTCGTATTGAAGCACTACTAGAAACAGGGTTTTTAGAAGGGCCAATCATCGTGCCACAATTTGTTTTACAGGAATTGCAGCAAGTAGCTGATGCCAGTAAAGACCAAAAGCGGGTGCGAGGAAGACGCGGTTTAGAGATTCTGAACCGGATTAAAGAAGCTTACCCAGAACGCATTTTAATTAACCCCATCGACTACGATGATATTGCCACCGTAGACGCGAAATTAGTCCGCTTTGCCCAAGAAATCAACGCGACATTGCTAACCAACGACTACAACTTGTCGAAAGTAGCCAGCGTACAGAAAGTACCTGTATTAAACGTCAACGATTTAGTTAACGCCGTCCGTCCGACTTATTTACCAGGCGATAACCTCGACCTCAAAATTCTCAAAGAAGGCAAAGAACCAAGTCAAGGTATTGGCTATTTAGATGACGGCACAATGGTTGTCGTTGAAGAAGGTAGCGGTTATGTAGGGGGTGAACTGCGCGTAGTCGTCACCAGCGCCTTGCAAACCTCAGCCGGACGCATGATTTTTGCCAAACCCCAAGCTTCAGCATTAGCGTGA
- a CDS encoding DUF2808 domain-containing protein, translating into MKYISSFLSTLFVGVGLCSLPQFAANAVTLGNGAIAFTQSPRLVSASTPQNETNVSDTTYYFTVKIPTAAGESLQQVTFTQVLGTERIEFNPNDTVAFVGTRDRQGKNLAVKSVVSNDKQNFTVTFANPVPPDQTVTIGLRTYRNPFNDGVYLFGVKGFPTGKQTIGQFLGVGRLQFYQDTYSEG; encoded by the coding sequence ATGAAGTACATCAGCAGCTTTTTAAGCACGCTGTTTGTTGGTGTAGGCCTTTGTTCCTTACCTCAGTTTGCCGCGAATGCAGTGACTTTAGGCAATGGTGCGATCGCCTTTACTCAATCACCACGTTTAGTTAGTGCTAGTACACCACAAAATGAAACCAATGTATCTGATACAACATACTACTTTACAGTCAAAATACCAACTGCTGCCGGAGAATCATTGCAACAGGTGACTTTTACTCAAGTCTTAGGTACAGAAAGAATTGAATTTAATCCTAATGATACCGTTGCGTTTGTGGGTACACGCGATCGCCAAGGCAAAAATTTAGCAGTCAAATCTGTGGTTAGCAATGACAAACAAAATTTTACAGTCACCTTTGCTAACCCTGTACCACCAGACCAAACAGTAACCATTGGTTTGCGGACTTACCGTAATCCTTTTAATGATGGTGTCTATTTATTTGGTGTAAAAGGATTTCCCACCGGAAAGCAAACCATCGGTCAATTTCTCGGCGTAGGTCGTCTGCAATTTTATCAAGACACTTACTCTGAAGGATAG
- a CDS encoding glycoside hydrolase family 57 protein, with protein sequence MAIGYVALVLHAHLPFVRHPESDYVLEEEWLYEAITETYIPLLKVFEGLKRDGIDFKITMSMTPPLVSMLRDPLLQERYDAHLAKLEELTELEIEHNVNNGHIRYLAEHYATEFNEAREMWERYKGDLVTAFKQFQDSNNLEIITCGATHGYLPLMKMYPQAVWAQIQVACEHYEQTFGRPPKGIWLPECAYYEGLERMLADAGLRYFLTDGHGILYARPRPRFGSYAPIFTETGVAAFGRDHESSQQVWSSEVGYPGAAEYREFYKDLGWEAEYEYIKPYIMPNGQRKNTGIKYHKITGRGLGLSDKALYDPYWAREKAAEHAANFMYNRERQAEHLYGIMQRPPIIVSPYDAELFGHWWYEGPWFIDYLFRKSWYDQGTYKMTHLADYLRAEPSQQVCRPSQSSWGYKGFHEYWLNETNAWIYPHLHKAAERMIEISKLEPADELQWRALNQAARELLLAQSSDWAFIMRTGTMVPYAVRRTRSHLMRFNKLYEDVKIGKVDSGWLEKIEVMDNIFPEINYRVYRPL encoded by the coding sequence ATGGCTATTGGCTACGTCGCGCTTGTACTTCATGCACACCTGCCCTTCGTTCGTCACCCAGAAAGTGACTATGTGCTGGAGGAAGAATGGCTTTATGAAGCCATTACCGAAACATATATTCCCTTACTAAAAGTCTTTGAAGGCTTAAAGCGAGACGGCATCGACTTTAAAATCACCATGAGTATGACACCACCTTTGGTGTCAATGCTACGTGATCCCCTACTGCAAGAACGCTATGATGCTCACTTAGCCAAATTAGAGGAACTTACAGAACTAGAAATTGAGCATAACGTTAACAATGGGCATATTCGTTATTTAGCAGAACACTACGCCACCGAGTTTAACGAAGCGCGGGAAATGTGGGAACGCTACAAAGGTGATTTGGTAACTGCTTTTAAGCAATTCCAAGATAGCAATAACTTAGAAATTATCACTTGTGGCGCGACTCACGGCTACTTGCCATTGATGAAAATGTATCCCCAAGCTGTATGGGCGCAAATTCAAGTAGCCTGTGAACACTACGAACAAACCTTTGGTCGTCCGCCTAAAGGTATTTGGTTGCCAGAATGCGCTTACTATGAAGGGCTGGAGAGGATGCTGGCTGATGCTGGGTTGCGTTACTTCCTCACCGATGGTCATGGTATTCTCTACGCCCGTCCCCGTCCGCGTTTTGGTAGCTATGCGCCGATTTTTACCGAAACAGGGGTAGCAGCTTTTGGTAGAGACCATGAGTCTTCACAACAGGTATGGTCTTCGGAAGTGGGCTATCCTGGCGCAGCCGAATATCGAGAATTTTACAAAGATTTGGGCTGGGAAGCAGAGTATGAGTACATCAAACCCTATATCATGCCCAATGGTCAGCGCAAAAATACGGGGATTAAATACCATAAAATTACCGGACGCGGTTTAGGGTTATCAGATAAGGCACTGTATGATCCTTACTGGGCAAGAGAAAAAGCCGCAGAACACGCTGCTAACTTTATGTATAACCGCGAACGGCAGGCTGAACATCTTTACGGGATTATGCAGCGTCCACCGATTATTGTTTCGCCCTACGATGCTGAGTTATTCGGACATTGGTGGTATGAAGGCCCTTGGTTTATTGACTATTTATTCCGTAAGTCATGGTACGACCAAGGTACATATAAAATGACTCACTTGGCAGATTATCTCAGAGCAGAACCCAGCCAGCAAGTTTGCCGTCCTTCTCAGTCGAGTTGGGGTTACAAAGGTTTCCATGAATATTGGTTAAATGAGACAAATGCTTGGATTTATCCCCATCTGCACAAAGCCGCAGAACGGATGATTGAAATCTCGAAGTTGGAACCTGCTGATGAGTTGCAATGGCGGGCGCTAAACCAAGCAGCAAGAGAACTGTTATTAGCACAATCTTCTGACTGGGCATTTATTATGCGGACAGGGACAATGGTTCCTTATGCAGTCCGCCGGACGCGATCGCACCTGATGCGGTTTAATAAACTTTATGAAGATGTCAAAATCGGTAAAGTTGACAGTGGTTGGCTAGAAAAAATCGAAGTCATGGATAATATCTTCCCAGAAATTAACTATCGCGTTTATCGTCCTTTGTAA
- a CDS encoding NAD-dependent epimerase/dehydratase family protein gives MNIAIIGCGYVGCAVAKYWQHKMTFIVTATTTTPERIPELQTVAQKVVIAKGNDAETMQSVLQNQDVVLLSVGAKGANLYEETYLETAKTLVAILPQLPNIRQIIYTGSYSVYGDRSGATVDENTPVEPTHTSGIILHETEKLLLSATSEKLRVCILRLGGIYGNNRELIKIFSRASGTTRPGNGEDITNWIHLDDIVGSIEFARQHRLHGIYNLVDDAHLTSQELLDTLFAKHNLPTVQWDISQKSNRPYNAKVSNQKIKDAGYKLIHPQMIF, from the coding sequence ATGAATATTGCTATCATTGGTTGTGGTTATGTCGGTTGTGCAGTGGCTAAATATTGGCAGCACAAGATGACTTTTATTGTTACCGCCACCACCACTACCCCCGAACGCATTCCAGAACTTCAAACTGTAGCACAAAAAGTTGTCATTGCTAAAGGAAACGATGCTGAAACAATGCAATCAGTTTTGCAAAATCAAGATGTAGTTTTGTTGAGTGTGGGGGCAAAAGGCGCAAATTTATATGAAGAAACTTATTTAGAAACTGCGAAAACTTTAGTGGCAATTTTGCCGCAATTACCTAATATTCGTCAAATTATCTACACGGGTAGTTATTCTGTATATGGCGATCGCAGTGGTGCTACAGTCGATGAAAATACTCCAGTAGAACCAACCCATACTTCAGGCATAATTCTGCACGAGACAGAAAAACTTTTACTTTCAGCCACTAGTGAGAAATTGCGCGTTTGCATTTTGCGCTTGGGCGGGATATATGGAAATAATCGAGAACTAATTAAAATATTTAGCCGTGCATCTGGTACAACCCGTCCAGGTAATGGCGAAGATATCACAAATTGGATTCATTTAGATGATATTGTCGGATCAATTGAGTTTGCCCGTCAACATCGCTTACATGGTATTTATAATTTGGTCGATGATGCACATTTAACCAGCCAAGAATTGCTAGATACTTTATTTGCGAAACACAATTTACCTACAGTGCAATGGGATATTTCCCAGAAAAGTAATCGCCCATATAATGCTAAAGTATCGAATCAAAAAATCAAAGATGCAGGATACAAACTGATTCATCCTCAAATGATTTTTTGA